The Argentina anserina chromosome 5, drPotAnse1.1, whole genome shotgun sequence genome includes the window TTTGGTAGCAGCTTGGTGTTGGACTGTTGCTAGCCTACTTTTTATTCTTTTGAGTGAGTTTACATTATCCATGTGTTTTTACAGTTGTGTAAATATTGAAAATGTAAATTCAGATTGTAAACTAAGTCGTATGTTTGAACTCAGTTATTGATACTTGGTTAGTTACTCAGAGTTAGTTTTGTAATAGGATTGTTTAATCCTTTTATACTCTTATTAACGCATTTGGCCCGATAGGGGTGGCACTTaagaccgaaaaaccgaaaaccgaacaaaaaaaactggaccgaaactaaaaaaactgaaccgaacacaagaaaaattgaaccgaaccgaattaatcggtttggtttccggtttgggcacataagaaaccgaaccgaaccgaaaaaccgaacgGTCAAATcctgtccaaaacggacgaaatttttacggggtccctaaatatatatacagatcacatctgctggtgtcgattgatcatattttgaactagagttggcgatcgcctaagtgtcaaTTAATGTAtcttaacttttatattaggtttaaaataaaactatcgcattatgaagcggctatatgaaggaaacttctcgggattaatcgacaccatccgatatgatcggtatatatatttagtgatcttataaaaatttcatcaaattcgaatcttgtttgaccgtcagaattttcggtaaatcttTCATAGaggatttttgttttttggtttttgtttttttcaagAATCTAAATAGTTTCTCAGCTACCACGATAAGGGAATTTGAACTTAGGACCTAATAACCCATTTTCCAGGTATTTCAAGTAACTCTTGGCGCAAAATTGTTCCCAGCCATTGTCCATAACCTTGAGCACCAATATGTTATTAATagaagaaaaatattttaaaagaaaGCATAGCAAAATCTACAACTATAACTTGATTCCTTTAATATCTTGGATTCAACAGAAATTTAACCACATTCAAAGTGGTAAATATCTCAGACAGGAGGCCAAAAATGAATAGCATCTGACATTACGATTACAAATCGGGAGTTACAAGTGCAGTTGTGTCTTTCAGAACCTTCCGTGTACTCCAATGTACAGCAGAAGCTGTTTCTGATGTCCCCATCTGTAAAAGTGATGGAACAACATCAGGTACTAAATTACTTGTTGCAACAAACATGATAATTAACGGTGGCAACAGCAACAAGTATTCTTGTAGCTGAGGATTTATTCAATCAAttagtttgggtactacagtTGTCAcggtaagaaaataaaacaaatatctaGTCATGTTATCAAAGTAACAGCAAAAGAAAGCCGCCATACTGAACAGAGGTAAGCCCACTACTGAACAAGGTAGCACAGAAATGATAAGAACAAAGTTGCCCATCAGTGAAAGTGGTATCAGAAAGGGAGTACCACAATACAGCTGCTTAATCAATGTTAAACTACCAGGCAACTGACAACTGGAAAGATAGAATTGTTATGGAAAATGGGAATTATAGCTTCTTTTTAGTACATGATTGTAAATTGCTAGAGAAAGCTTACCTTGGTCTCAATCAGATAATAATCTCGCCATAAGCTCAAATCTTGGTCATAAGTTTTAAGTGCAGATTCATATAATTTCCTGGCACGGACAAGGCTATCTTTATCACCAATGGATGCAAAGTTTGATTCCAATTCAATGCAGGCTTTATATAAAGCAAGCCCAGGGTGTGGTAAAGCAATGAAGCTGCAATTGAAACATATCACAAGCTCAGGGACTTCTCAATGAAGACTGCATAAGCTAATAATTACAAACCATGCACCAGACAATTCTGGTTGAACTATAATTTAATCTTCTAATGTATCCCTGCAATTAAGATTCAAGCTGATAATGAAATGACCTACCGTTTATACATCTCTCTAGCATGTGGAAGTCCATCCTTTTGAAGAACAAAATTCACAATAGCAGCAGAGAGGGAAAACCCTTGTTCACTGCCGCCGTCTTTTGTCAATGATTTAACAGAAATCTCCACCAACTTGTCAAAATAATGTTTATGATTTGCGAAGAATTTAAGGGCCTGCAATATCAAAAGAATTGTTATGCTTTCCCCAACAAATGTTATTTAAGCACAAGCTATAATCAGAGAACAGGAGAGAGGGAAAAGTCGAAAGGTATAGAGACCATACAATTAACCACAGGCTCTCAGCTTCTGATATGGACACTCTTGTCAAAACATCTTTGAGAAGTTGAAAGATGGATAGTAGCTCAGCTTTACTTGGAGACAGGGAATCCCTTGTAAGGTGTCTAATTGCGGTGGAGATTCTTACTTGCCATAACTTCATTGAATTTGGAAATACTCCACAACAAAGATCTTCTGCCAGTTTCTGGGCCTCCTCCAGTCTTCCAAGTTGCAAAAGAAATGCAATATGCTCACAAGCAAGGTCTTCATCAATATACCCCATTGTTTTAACCTTTTCATAAGCCCTCAAAAGAAGAGGAATATAGCTGTCAGATGGTGTAGATAGCCCAGAAGGCTTGTTCTCTAGTTTTAGTAGAGTGACAACACCATTCAAAAATTTCGCATAGTGGTTGAGCATTATGGCCGTAGGTAAAACTTCTATAGCCTCCTCATAAACCTATACAAGAATAGTTTATGAAACATTCAAGGCACATAATTCAAATACGATCAGAAAATGCATGTTTATGTCAGAGACATGCCAGCATAGATACAGCTTCATTAGTCAGTGAACACAAAATTAAAGAAGTTTCTAATTTAGAATGCACTTTAAATGCATCTATACCTGAACTGCCTTTTCTATTTGAGAAAGTGCAACTTCTTCACCGATATCTTCCCTACTTGCAGGATCATATTCGAGTCTTGCAAGCCAATCCCAGTACTCTGGGTCTGTTGAGAAGTCTCTTTTCATACCACTTAGTATTTCCCTAAGTATTGCTTCTGAATTGACCAAGTCAGTAGCTTCCACAATCTCCAAAAAACATTTTCTCAAACTAAAACTAGAGGGAAGAGCTTCTAGTGCGCCAGCATATATGGTTCTTATTATGCTAAAACCTTGCTCTTGAAACTTGctaattttcttcattttcttttcattttcatcatctgAACCTTCATTATTTTCTCCTCCATGATTCAGAGACATGAACAAGTCTTTGTTTTCATCTATCCACTGTTTCTTCTCCGAACTTATCTGATCACGGGTAAAAGTGCCCTCATCCTCTCCGAGCGCAACCTTCCGAGCCTTCAATTTATTGAGGAATGTGAGTTCCATTCGAAGATACTCAATCCAGAGGTCTTCTGAAGTTGTGCAAACTCGTAACCCATTCTGCATGATAGCACGGGCAGCTTCAACATTCAAGTTATGGTCAAATTCCCAAGCTGCAGCATAAATCCAGACACCAGGGACCTTCGGGTGAAATTTGATTACATCAGCCAGGACCTGCAGAAAGACATTCATCCTTCAGCAACTTCAAACTTTCCAAAAGTAACTAATGCAACAGGTAAAAGCCATATTTATAGCACAGTTAACATGTATTTGATCATAGAGTGTAATAGAAGAGTGTAATTTGCACCAAAGGCAATTCACTTGTTCTTACAATGCAGTAATGAAGTCTCTAATTTAATTAACAGCATAGATAACAAACAGGAACCATTCTAGGGGCGTGAGTATTACCTTCTTCATCCTACCATTCCTTTGTTGTCGACAGAACTCAAGGTACCGAAACCAGAGCTGAATATCTCCCTTAAACCTCATGACTGCAAGCCTATAAATATCAAAAATCCTCATGATTCCAGCAAAGTCTGAAACtgacttcttcatcttctttgtgGTCTTGAGGCCCTCCTTTTGAAGCTCACGCATTGCTGATTTTTTCCTGAGCCGGCGGAGTGAGTCGAGCTGAGTCTCATAGTCAATATAGGCAAGGTAGTCCTGTTTGAGTGGGCTCGGACGTTTGAGCCGGTACTCAAACTTGGTACGCTTCTTGACAATCTCAGATATCTCTCTGCGAGTAAAAATTCCACGTTGCTCAAGGTCGTTGAGCTCATTGGTCATACGCTCAAGCCGATACTGTACTACGTCAGCCATTCTTTATTATGATGTAATGAACACCAGACCAAATTGAGGATAAGGTTCCAAATGCAATctgaacaacaacaaaaattaattCTGCCACAATAACCTATGAACATCACTTAGAAAACATACGCATGTATATAGGAACACCAGCCAGTAAAACCATAAATCATCACCCACAACCCATACAGCCATACCAGATCATGACCCATACACCCATCCTGTTAGCAAACATAAACTTGTGCTTTTCTCATGTCTACAAGAATAAACCTCATTGGCTCACGAAACTCAACGAATTTTCACTTGTACAGTTGTATCCCTCACAATAATCTAGGAAATAATATGGTCTATGCATCTCAACTATGAGAGCATGATAAATAAATGACTATTACAAAGAGAACGGCCAGTAACAAATCCATCGCAGGTTTTAACAATCGAGAAGTAATAATACTTGGTACTACTCAACATTGCAAAGAAACACATCCGCACCATGTCAAAGCCAAATAACAAAAACTTGAAAACCCAAGAAATAGATGTTAAAACCCACAACAGGAAACAGGAATCGAAACTCAACGGGCTTTCACCTCAAAGTAAACTAGTCTTGGTGAACTCAATGGTAGCCAATAGCCTAGTACGAGCTTCAAGAAACATAACAACACTTCCACTAAAGTAAAACAAATTCAACTTGCTGATAGCCCTGTTCCAGTTTTCTCCTCAAAACAAAccccaaaataaaaatatcaaTAATCTAGAAATTTGAAGCTATAGAGCATTGGGTTACCCAGAACCAAAACCCAATTaagaatcaatcaaaacaATAGAATGAGTTCAAAAGCGGAGATTTTTGGTTCAAATGGTAACATCTAGCTACAAAGCTTGGCTCAAGCAGAGAACTTACACTACGAAATTGGCAGAATGAAGCTGAAAAGAGAGAGGTAGAGAGAAAAGTTGAATATAGAACTCACCTGAGATGAAGAACGAGAGAGGTGGGAGCGTCCGGGAAAGCTGGAGGGGGGAAGAGGAAGGGTGAGGCGTCGGCGGCGAAGAGTGAGGCGCGGGGCCGGCGACggagtgagagggagagagatgcgaaggtttagggtttttcTAAATTTATTTCGCGGGTTTTTCTAATTGGACCCGATCCGAGTTAAAATTTCAGTCGGGCAAAATTACCTAAATAGACAAGATAGTAATTCTCAACAATTCCCTCTTATTTATATTAATCCAATCACAGAGACATTTCTTCTCCATCATCAACAATCATCAACATCACTTTTGCTCTCATAGTTGGCGAGTTGTCTTATTGTGTATAATTAGGATTATATTTGTTATAATTAGTTTCCTTAGTTGATAAGGTGCGTGTCTTGTATATAACCTACGTTGTTGAAGGAAAAGAATACAAGTGGAATTCCCAAAACAGTTTCTCTTTGCTTTGTTCTTCTTAATTTGGTATGAGCCTACACTGTGGATGTGCTTTAGCTAAGGGTACATCTGTTATGCAGCGTTGCAGCTCATGCAGACTGTATCTCTACCATTGATTATTGGATCTactattttatattatttagtaAATAGATTTCTAACTTGAAAGATCTATAGTActcttttagtttttattttgcctaatacaaacaaaaggaaaggctgctcttgataaaaaaaaaactgcttCCGGTGAGTGGTGAGCTGATCTTTCCTACTGCTGTTATCTTAATGGATTCTTCGTCAATCTTCCATCATGTTGAGAATATTGTGAAGTTCTTCATATGCTAAATTCTTCCAATATTCTTCATTATCGTCCATGGCGTTTGTATTCTGCAATACTTGATAACTAAACTTTGTTGAAGATCAAATTTATTTGTTGGCTTGGGAAGCtagtgttgttgttgttagGGAATGCGGAAGAATGAGCTGAATAATGGAAATCgaaataactcacaaccacaagcgaaaataaaatgaaagagaacaccgagatttaacgtggttcggcaaagtgcctacgtccacgggtagcaacaataaagaacctccactatacgaagaaaggttacaccgagagaaacactacttcaagattcacacttgaagggatacactctcacacactttattttgctacacacacaaaactctctacttggagttttctctctatctctcactcttgatcacacacaagatgatctctcacttattgttcttctatgtatattgcaccactt containing:
- the LOC126794420 gene encoding uncharacterized protein LOC126794420 — its product is MADVVQYRLERMTNELNDLEQRGIFTRREISEIVKKRTKFEYRLKRPSPLKQDYLAYIDYETQLDSLRRLRKKSAMRELQKEGLKTTKKMKKSVSDFAGIMRIFDIYRLAVMRFKGDIQLWFRYLEFCRQQRNGRMKKVLADVIKFHPKVPGVWIYAAAWEFDHNLNVEAARAIMQNGLRVCTTSEDLWIEYLRMELTFLNKLKARKVALGEDEGTFTRDQISSEKKQWIDENKDLFMSLNHGGENNEGSDDENEKKMKKISKFQEQGFSIIRTIYAGALEALPSSFSLRKCFLEIVEATDLVNSEAILREILSGMKRDFSTDPEYWDWLARLEYDPASREDIGEEVALSQIEKAVQVYEEAIEVLPTAIMLNHYAKFLNGVVTLLKLENKPSGLSTPSDSYIPLLLRAYEKVKTMGYIDEDLACEHIAFLLQLGRLEEAQKLAEDLCCGVFPNSMKLWQVRISTAIRHLTRDSLSPSKAELLSIFQLLKDVLTRVSISEAESLWLIALKFFANHKHYFDKLVEISVKSLTKDGGSEQGFSLSAAIVNFVLQKDGLPHAREMYKRFIALPHPGLALYKACIELESNFASIGDKDSLVRARKLYESALKTYDQDLSLWRDYYLIETKMGTSETASAVHWSTRKVLKDTTALVTPDL